The Chitinophagales bacterium genome contains the following window.
TGTATTGTTGTGAATTATTGTTCCTGTGCCTTAGATTTTTTGTCGTATTTTTTTTGGTCCTTTTACTTAACATTATATTATTTCCTGTTATTTTTTTTAATTCTCTAAGTGATAATTTCTTTTCAATAGCATAAGTAACATGACAATTAATAAGGCTTATTTTTTTTAGAGAAATGAAATAGGCAATGTATTCACTATTAAAAGACTTTAGTAATTTCATTTCTAAATCACTACTCATTTTTTTAAAAATATTCTCTTTTTTTATTTTTTTAAAAAGAAGGACATTAAACTGATGATTGAGATAATAGTTTTGAAATGCAATAAAGCTTTGGATCCTATTATTTATCTTGACTAACACTTCAGTATGTACTTGACTTTTTTCAGTAGATGATGGTTGAAAAAAAAATGGTGCTTGGGATAACAACTTCCTTATACTATCAGACCTAAAAAATAATTTTTCTTTGTCAATTAGAATCTCTCTTAAAACTATTTTATTTTTTAATAAATCATTTAAATAGTCATATAGGGACCCTTGTTCTATATGATTTTCGATTTTCTGCCCCAAAAGTAGGGCTTTGTTTTGTAGACAAATATCTGATAACAATTCACCTATCAGTTCTTTTCGGTAATGCTCATCGCTTTTCATATTTAAGTAGCTTGAAATCTTTTTAAGATACCCCCAAGAAAATAGCGATGAGTATCTTGAAAGCTCCGTAACATATTTGAACACCATTTTGATCTCAACCATCTTTTCCAATTCTACTGGAGAAAAAAAATCTCCATAAAGTGGTACAAGCTTTTGTGATAAGTACTGTATGCACTCCTTGATATCAGTGATATCTTTTGGATTATGAGTTAAAATGAATCCGCCAATATCACTAAACATATTGATCAAATGAATATTTGTATTTATTTTAAAATTCAGAAGGTCGGGCTCAATTGAATAATAAGTTGGCTCTTGATTCATTTTAACATTTTAGTTCAATATAAATAATATCAGTACATTCTACTCCTGCTGTGATTCCACTGTTGAGTTGAATTTGTGCCGTCACTTCTCTGATATAGTCCATGGGTAGAACAACTCCAATTTATCAGTACAAGTGGTGGAGCAAGATAAATGGGATAGTTATAGTGATTTAAAAGTGTTATTTTTCTTGTACCTGTTATATTCGGATCACTAGTTGTAAAGGTTGACCAAACAGGTTCAACAGTAGTGTCATAAATCGTGAGACCATCTATATATGTATAGCCTAGGAAAGTCGTTGAATAAGTAATTTTTGCTTGATGTTTGTATTTTAATCGGAAGTATATCCCACGCATAGCATCAGTCCACCCAGGTTCAGTTGGGCCTAAGTCTTCTTCTTCGGATTCATCATTTATATCAATCGAATAGTTATAAGCGACTCCACCACCGCCACCACCTTGATCGTCTTGCGGGTTCTCTACTTCTTGATTCTGGGAATTAGTACATGTTCTTCCAAGATAAGTTTCTGTTTCAAATGATGTGCCATCGCTATAATAGTAAGTGGTTATCAGATACCAATCCGTGCAATTAATGGTGGTTGTCTCATAATTTTTATTGGTATTTTTTTTGCTCTTATTGGACACATATCCCGCGGAAATAACTTTACCATCCTTAACTTTAATCTCTGAAATCAAATTTAAACCTAGGCCAAATGTTTTATATTCTCCATTTAAACTTGGTTTCTTATTATTAAAAATATCCAGCAAATTTTTTTGAACACTAAGACTACTTATATTATTTAAGCTTTCTTCTTTTTCTGGATAAAAAACTGATATATAACCTGAAAGAAGTTTATCATTTTTATCGAATATAATAATGAGATTCGAAACAGAGTTATTGGTTATACCTAGCTGAACTTTTAAGCTATCATGAATTTGAAGAAAATAAATATTATAGTTCTTGTTAGAGGTTAAAAGATTGCCTTTAGTTCTAAATATTGCTTTTTGGAGATGATCTATATTCCTGTTTTTATTTGAGCCTGATAAATTAGTGGTTACAGTTGAAGACTCAGTCGTTTGAACTAAACTCTCATCTGATTTACTGCTTCCAGAAATACTTTTAATGCGTTGCTTCTGTAGCCAACTATTTATGTCGTTTGTAAGATTATTAACTGTGTCGGCTGATTCAATTTTTTTTGCACAGGATGCAAGAAGAAATAACAGAGCGATTATAAAATTGCTTGTTAGGAAAAGATTGGGTTTACTTTTTAGATATTTCATATTTTTTTATTTGAAAATATCTAGAAGGGGTAACAGTAAAAACTGTGTTTTTCCTCAGTTTTTGCTGTTAAATAAATTATAATTTGTATTATTAATAAAAACAGTTGTTTATAAATACATTTATAATATAATGTGAATTCATTCACTTAATTTACCGTTGTTTAACGGGTAGTTAGTCCGTTAAATAACGGGATATATAATACTCGTATGAAAAAAAATTCAATTTTTTTCATCATTCACTTTAAGAAACATTATGATATAACCATTTTTCAAAGAAATAGCAGTTCTTATTTGGTTAATTAGTAAGGTACATCAAAAGACTGTGAAAGTATTCGGACCAAAATTGGTAGAAAACACTATCGTTTAGCTTATACACATAGCGTTCATCTTGATCTAAGTAAACTCTTTGCTCTGCACCGCTTGCTATAAATCTGGATTCAGCGTGGCTGGTAAACCAAAGTTGATTATCAGTGATCCATTCAATCAGCTTCTCTGTTTCTTCTTCTTTTGTGAACTTTGGTTTTTGAGAGCTTCCACTTGCTTCCTTGCTTTTTCTAAGGTAGTGGGCTGCTGCGCAGATAAGATTCTCTGTTGCATGATTGCTAATTCCTGAAATGATAATTTGTAATTCATGTTTTACATTCATTTGGTCAAAGGTAAATAATTAGTGTAACTCTCCCTATTCGCTCCACTCAATCAAAATCAATCCGTTATGATTTAAGTAAAGAATTTGACTATAAACTCCAATGAATGTGATTTTCAAACGGTACCTAGTACATAGTCTCGCCCAGAATCGAATGCTGAGCTATGGCCAGAATCCCGACCGAAGCGTCGTGTGACTGGGATATCATGAATAGAAAAAAGTAAAGTAGTCTCGCCCAGAATCGAATGCTGAGCTATGGCCAGAATCCCGACCGAAGCGTCGTGTGACTGGGATATCATGAATAGAAAAAAGTAAAGTAGTCTCGCCCAGAATCGAATGCTGACGCCATGGTCAGCATTCCGACCGCAAGCGTCGGATGGAACACACCGACCGAAGCGTCATGTGACTGGGATGTCTTGAATGAAAAAATAAAGTAGTCTCGCCCAGAATCGAATGCTGACGCTATGGTCAGCATCCCGACCGAAGCGTCGGGACTGGGATATGATGCGTTTGAAAAAAGTAGTCTCGCCCAGAATCGAACTGGGATATCAAGTTCCGGAGACTTGCGTACTATCCATTGTACTACGAGACCAGTAAAACAAAAATAGCCTTACTTTCCAAAGGCGGCAATATTACTGCCAAATATCTTCACGGCAATTGCCAGTAGAATTACGCCAAAGAATTTTCTGATAGCGGTTAATCCGCCCTGACCGAGAAATTTCTCAATCCATTTCAAAGACTTCAGCACGATGTATACAATGATGAGGTTGATAATGATGCCAGATAAAATATAGGCTTCTTCAAAATTGGCTTTTAAAGACATGATGGTGGTCAGTGTACCGCTACCTGCAATGATTGGGAATGCGATGGGTACCACCGTGCCAGTTTTTGCATCATTATCGCTTTTGAAAATTTCATGACCAAGTACCATTTCCAATCCGAGTAAGAAGATAACGATAGAGCCACCAACCGCAAAGGAGCGGATATCTACACCAAGTATATTCAGGAAAGGTTTCCCTACAAAGAGAAAGAGAATCATCAATCCACCTGAGATCAAAGTGGCTTGCAAGTTGCGGATGCTACCCATTTTTTCTTTCAAGGAAATGAGCAGAGGAATGGAGCCTACAATATCAATTACCGCAAACAGCGTAAAAGTTACGGTGAGCAATTCATCAATATTGATTCCCATGAGCTTGTTTTGGCCGCAAAATACAAACAAAAAACTCCGCGAATGCGGAGTTGATGATTTGTTCATGGAGTTTGATTAGAAACGGAGTTGCAGTGTAGCACTGACAGTTCTGGGTCTGGTGCGGTAGCCATTGAGTTCCAGGTATTCCTGATTAAAGAGGTTGAAAACAGCAGTCTGCAAACTTGCATTGGGGTGAATATTCCAGTTGGCAGAAAGATTGAACAATGTAAAACCTGCTACTGACTGCTTGCCCAATGCGCCAAATGGGCCGAGGTTTCCTACATAGGCCACATCTTGTCT
Protein-coding sequences here:
- a CDS encoding MarC family protein, giving the protein MGINIDELLTVTFTLFAVIDIVGSIPLLISLKEKMGSIRNLQATLISGGLMILFLFVGKPFLNILGVDIRSFAVGGSIVIFLLGLEMVLGHEIFKSDNDAKTGTVVPIAFPIIAGSGTLTTIMSLKANFEEAYILSGIIINLIIVYIVLKSLKWIEKFLGQGGLTAIRKFFGVILLAIAVKIFGSNIAAFGK